Part of the Ornithodoros turicata isolate Travis chromosome 6, ASM3712646v1, whole genome shotgun sequence genome, GCGTGTGTTCGACTTCTACacctatgaatacagggatcaTCTCGTTGAACACAAGTAGAGtagacaagcgagctggtgtatgcggtttgaacggaaacatctccttgagtctgaggagcaacCGAAGGGGGGAAAACTACACAGGACGGACGCGGGACAAGAACCGGCAACGACGACTCAAATGACGACttttgagtcgtcgttgtcggttcttgtcccgtgtCCGTCCTGTATAGTTCCCTCCCCCCCTTCGTttgctcctcagactcaaggagatgtttccgttcaaggGATCATCTCATTGAGCTCGATGGTTGAAAGGGGATGTGCCCAAAGgtcagaagtcttcggccgaactTTGGCTTGCCATTCGGGACCATGCGGTGATGCAcgaaaaaaagttcggtcccgatttcggttcgagCAGTTTCCGGACTGTGTTCGTTCCAGAGGCCTCCACGGGCCCGGgtccccgacccggcccgcgggccgggcttgttattggctgtgtgctcacAAAATATGGCGGCGCCGGGCCGGGCCGTGCCCTGGCCgtcaaaatacgccaccaccgcgggcaaggccgggccgacaaacgtgtttccgagagtcaggcccggccgggccacgcagctaattccacacgaTGGagagttcatatcatcatgcgcttgcgtcattgcTGTGCAtgttttgcaaagacaagcaaacaCACTGACACAAGACACTGCAtcatgcatatgattcgaccctctagaacattctcaaatccactttacattgctcctcactcctcacgtatttcacaatcacgttggCAAAGTTCGGTGAGAGGGGAAGGGACTGGGAGAAGacgtttgtcgacagcatcctctacctccgcaaaaacttaacgataacgcccatgcccgcgtgcgttctggatttaatttggtctcgtgcggttacggtgttaaaccgccatcacttgtatgtttgtggccttgtcttctcactttataaatttacttataaatttgtttgataagcgccagaaacgcgtacgtcccGACTGGAAATACTGGGCCGTGATCCACTCGCTGAGTcaccgggtcgggccgggccctatttgcttagacgccttgtcgggccgggctATACTCACTGgttcaccgggccgggccgcgcCAGGCCgtataaaaatatgaaggtccgggcccgagTCGGGCctggccatttttcgatgcgcccgggccgggtcgggcccggaaaaatctgcccgtgcagggctctagttcgTGCCATGTGGTTCAGCTTTTAGTGGAGTTCGAAGAAGGCGCTTCCCATACGAGGATGGGTGTGTTGTACTTGTTGGCATTGACGCGctttaaatgcatcacttcggcccCGTGATTTGCCAAGAGCActtgcgcgagcctaccaaATGTGCCCTGTGGAGCGCGCTATGTCAGGGCCCCAGAATGAAACGTCAGACTGAATAGCTCCCTAGGACATTTGGCCCTTCCATCATCACCAATCAGGACCCATGTACCATCTCCTCCATCTCCTCTACACACTTATGCCAGTGTAGCTGCGCCATCTAATCCTCGTTTAGAACATCAACATAGCTGCATTGTTTCTGCTCGTTCTCTGGTACGGCACCGGCACATCGCTTCCGTAAGTGGGTCTTAGGTCACTGCCCACTACAAACGTAGATCGTGAGAATTTATTGCGTATCACCGGCTGATCCAGTGGAAGCCTACGTGCGGAGTCACAGATAGAGACGGGCACCTGTCGCTCTGTTGTGGCTCCTTCTTGTATCTGGGTGCGTAATGAGGGAAGGTACAACGTGGCGTAATTTGATGGAGACGTAAAAACTGTGTTCTTACACGGTGCGATGTCGACATGGACACagcgttgtttttgttttccacTTTTTACACCGGCGTTCTTTATTCCCTCCAGCTTGTCGCCAAGAAACCGACACCAGTGCTTGGCATCTCTTTCATGGGTCGGTTCTACGAGGATACTGCCTATGGTTGGAATACTGCAACGGCGAAAAAGGACATGACGAGACTGGCTGACATGGGGATCACCGCGTACGGCATTTCAGGAATACCTCTGCCAAGTGCTACGGCTGAGGTGGACACCTTCGTTGCACAAGTAGCGCACTTTTTCAGCGTAAGTCGTGTCTCTGCATGGAAAGCTACGCAGAATAATAAACCAATCAATTAGTGACAGCAGAAACAATTGAACCAATGACAttggtgtgtttctgatgtgttTAACGGTTACATTCTGCTGAATGGTTTTCCCCTAATGATGCACTAAGTCTGACGTGCTTGCGGTTTCGTAACACAAGATGCGCAATCTCATCAACGCATTTTACTTTTCATGTCAGGGCTTGGCAAGTGCAAACTCTACGCTAGTGCAAAAAGGGCAGCAGTTCACCACCTTCTGCAGCGTAAAAATTAACGCGAGAAGCGCTCCTAACCTTGAGGACTTTATGAAGAAATTCACGTAAGTTGTTGTTGAACCTACCGACCAGACGAGGCTGTCCTATAATAATATATAGGGGTCTTACACGACCGTATAGCCCCGACCCGTTACTCTATGGCACGGAGTCTTACCCTAGACCGAGCGATTTCGCCTTTTCGTACCTAATGCCTTCTGAAACGGAGGCATCTATAAATAAGCACTACTATAGGTACATTGTGTCCATCCTCTAGCGAATTACGATGGACGATTATACAgcgtgtttcacgaaaaattaGCCAAACAATAAAAAGGAAAGCGGTGTATCGAAAACCAAAAAGGCGCTGCGTAGTGCTgccagtggtgtgaggatactgtttttttgttttgtatttcaGTGAAACAGCCTGTATATACGATCTCCAAGCCTGAACCAATAGCATTTCTTGTACTATTCCTCCCGTGTTCTTTGATCATTCAATGTCTGTGTGTGTCCAATATCCTTCACCATTTGCGGCTTAACGCATGACCCCTCTCATTTCCCTAGAGGGGACCTGGTCGTCGTTGTAACGCACAACGCCCTTTTGCCGGTCGCTCCGAGCAACGTGAGCCACTGCAGCTTAACCCCCGCATCATCTTGGAATCAAGGGGGCAACGAATTGGTAAGTATGCTACAGGACTGCAAATATTCCTACCTACAGTTCAGTCTTATGCCTACCGAACAGTCGGAACACACTGGGAGTATGTACTGATGGATATTGTTACAGGAATCCTGCATGTATGTCGGCCTCCAGAGCCGACGTCGTACGCGTTGTATCCGAATGTTCTTATCTGTGTGTTCTCTTTTACGTGCAGGCCGTAGCTGAGAGCGCCTTGTCAGGAATGACTCCCCAGATCTGTGTCGGCGTTTCTTTTACTATGGCTGTTCTGTTACACGCTTACAATACCACGATACCTGCAAACGCGCCGCCGGCCACGTGCACGTACAAGTCCATGGTGCGCTACGGGGATTGGTGCCCATACAGAAGTGGGGAAGCGTACGATAATACGAAGCTGACGACGACCAATATCATTGGCCAAACTGTGGccacctacagcaccacaaagAGCATGGAGGACTCTgtaagcaacaacaactttgtttgaAGGATGCCGTAATTATAGACGATTCGTAATGATTCCTGGCTTTAGAATGCGAGAATGACTTTGTTGCGCAAACGTCGTCACATTCGTCCAGTTCCCAAGCAAAACAGCAGCACTCGCAGAAAAAAGGGGGGAGCAGTCACACCGTAttggaggtaatagttgtcgcatatgttgtgtcTAAAAGgctgcaaagttctacctgctacctcactctctgccacgaatgatagggttaccccTTCTGATttggtgagcgaggggggcgtacgcctttttgtagcaatttggataacttcttttaccaccctttacACCCTTTGTCACACGCTATGTTGACGTAGGTGGTAATTATAGAAGCTACCACTTTTTACACACCGCGTCCGGTGCATACCCCATTCGGGTTGTAAGAGGTCTCTTTGCCTACAGCGGCAACACGTCATGTCGTGTAGCAAGTATCTTGGTGCCGGTAGCTTTCGTACAAAATGGAGCGGTCTTGCTGTCTCAGCTCGGCATGCCTATGCCGTGGCATTTTTGCCGTATTGCATCTATGGATTCTTTGATGACTGCTTCCGGTCACCCTTAGTTCTATGAACAGAGACTGACATGAACGCTGCCATTAGAATTCTGCACAAGGATGTGCCTAAAGCCGCAACACTGTCGTGCCATGTTCCTCATGTTACTTCGTGCAATATTAGATGCAAGGCAGAGTGGTCCCGCGGGGAGAAACGTTAGCGGCACTCAGTGAATGCAAATGCACGGCAATAGGCTTGGAGACCGGAGTACGAGACCAGTGGCACCGGGAAACCAGATAAAGGGCGGTTTTTGGTTTGCGAAAGCTCTAGCTGCACGTACCCACTGGGGCACCACTGCCGAATTTTCTTCCCATAGGACACTCCACTTAATGTCCCGTGCTTTTATTCATAATGAAACTACAGTGATAGACGACGACAAAGGGTTCAAAAAAGAAGTGACAGGACACCTGCTTCATCCTTCAACCTTTGCACTACTTCATCTTAACCCTTTATCATCGTCTATTGCCGCAGTTTACAGTGCTGAATAAAAGTTACGGTTACACGCTCCGGCGCGTTCCTTCCACAGAGTGACACGCTGCCAGCGAAATGAACCCTTCAGATTTACAGGCATGTgactaggtaacccagtcaccggTTTGCAAGACCGTACGGAACcattcgccgctagggtgtcactTTGGGCAAGAAATACGCcggagtgtgttccgtaaacgttttTGCAACACTGTGAGGTACCTCCCTACACGCACTGCCCGTTGATTGCCTTCTGTTATTCCAGATCAAGAAATTGACGAACACTGTCAAGTACCCATTTGGCGTGATGCTTCATGATATCCAGTTTGATATGCTCGAGACTGACGATTGTAAGCCAGAAGAGTCTCTGGGAAGGGTGAAACACGTAGCTGGCATAATACACGGTCAACCACATGGATAATAATAAATATGTCAAACATCCCTCTGTCTCAAGTCGTTATGGGTCACGAACCCACAAaccagcgggggggggggggataatgttcactaaagtgaaaaaaaaaaaacagcttgtCTCAATTAGTGCAATtaaaacaaaattagttcacgcAACCCTACCGTTTAGAAGGAAAACATGATGAAAACAGCATTCTTTGGCAGCAACAAATGGGATCCATAGGAAGGAAAGATCCAATGAAACAACAGAGAAGCGCGCGTGGACGTGTGGAtttgcgcggcatgatgcgcactgctgcatttttcaatgactcttcactgaattgtagcccacaacagctACACACACAGCTTTGTGCTCGCGCACTTTGTGCTCCATGGTGTGGAACGCGCATGCATACGCAGCGTGGACTAAGAACGCCGATGTATGAGCTGAGGGTCCTTCACTTAGCCCCCAGGCAAGCAAGCAAGCGTCCAGTACAATTTTGTTTGTAGCTTCGAAACGGAATCAGTttcgaattatgataacaagtacaaagccaacatagcgtgtaacgtggtTTGAAGTAAACGTGTTTTTAGcgttttagtgctcctttaagaaaGACAGCAAGTGATGTCCAAGACCAGTGATATATCCAAACCCCCTACACTGCACTAGCATCCACCCAAATATTTGGGGACATCCCTCTGCTCTCCTTTCCTGTGCATACCCTgtcccttttgtttttcagctgtagacaccaATGGGCGATGATGCATGAAATAGTGAACCCAGTTTCCCTCACCTGTGCTCACGATTCTGGATAAAAAATTCCAACAGGCCATGATGACGACTACTACTactgtcaccaccaccaccaccaccactactactactaccaccGCCACCTCTACTACTACCACCGCCACCACTACTTCTACTACTAATACTAATTCTACGACtatccaccaccaccattaccaCTACTActccaccactaccaccaccactgcCACTACTACTACCACTATCACTGCcaccactactactactacgaccaccaacaccaccacctgcgtttctgtttctgtttgtcTCATTTCCCCAGCGGAAATTTCGTCCTTGTTGTGACACACAACGCCCTTCTGCCGGTCGATCAACGTGAGTCACTGCAGGTTAACCCCCACGTCATCTCGAAATCAAGAAGACAACGAATTGGTATGTTACAGGCAACAAATATTCCTTCAGTCCTATGCCCACGGAGCAATTTTAACACCGCTTCGTACTGGTGCACAACCTGCCCGGTACAAGAGAACACTGTACGTGCTTCATCTAGTGAAGAATCTTTGCGAAATGAATCTCTCTTATTCGAATCTGGTTCCAAGGGACTGTGGAACGATTTTGTCCTTGCttttgtttggcagaaaaaaatggaCACACAACCTATGTATTACGTTCGGCAAGCCAGCGGTTTTCTCGTGGTACTGAAGTTATACGAAGCTTGTACCATGGGAGTGTGGTGCCTTGGGGAACACGTGTGTTGTAGTGAAGAAGCGAGTGAAAGGAGGAACACGAAGGAAAGGAACGGGAGGAGGTGGTCGGGATATTATAGAAAACGTTACACTTTTTCTGATCCTGTGTTacagccgcgaagcaactgtagctatgagtggcgtacagatgtgtacGGATGGTgtggggacagcaggaaggagtgggggacaggggggttagcatgcctcctggaccgacttcagggggaaccgtgaaaacagccggtggtaggattcgaacccacttcctcccagccttcagcacgaccttggatgCCACCAGCGAAGGGGACGCTTGAACGTGACCAGGGGACGCTTGACCATGAACATCCCAAGAATTGGCATCAGTTATCGAATACGTTACGGTCGCAAGCTGTTGGTTAGAAATGCGGCCGCCCGGACCAGTGAGGACGCCATATTGGACTTGCCGGACTTACCAGATGTGTAATTAGAGGGGGGAAGTGTGGCAATATGACCTGTTTCGCGATAACCGTCAAGCATAGCAAGCGATATCGCCGCCACGGTGTCATAACGTCCGCGCGCAAACCCTCTCTCCTGTAAAGGAGCTCCATAAGCAGTTCCGCAGCACGAAGAGGGTCTTCTTTGCTTGGCTGCGTTTGAGTGAAGGCATGATGGAGACACGGTCAGAAACGGAGAAGACAGTTTGAACATGTGAGAATAAATATTCTTTCTTATTGTTAGTTGCTGTGCTTGTCTTCTTCGGGGTTGCGGCGGGTCGGATACGGAACCACCCGGGTTTTTGGGCCGCAGTTCCCACAGTACAAGTCCAATTTAAAACAGAAATGGAAAATAAAATTAGGCCTCCGAGGGGAGGGTGGGTCTGtttattttggcaggaaaagtcagccagaaagaaCGGCTTCCTGTTCCTTGCTAAAGCATTCCTTAGTATGTAGTCAAGTTACTGGGATAGTTAGAATCAGGCGACGTGGAGGCAGAGGTCTTCTGCGTCCgagggattggattggaaagagaaaagaaaaatatggagaggttagtcccgacctagtcagaactggctactccaaaacgcgtttgtgggtgaaaaaatagAGCCcgaaaaaagagaagaacaaacaaacgaacaacgGGCGTTGTGGGGTCAGAGGTCTTCCTCTCCAACCGAGGCAATTTTGTCCAAATACACTTCCTGCTTTTTAAACGAGACTGGGCTAGCGCTCATGTATGAGAGTATGGCGTCCATTCCGTGCAGGAGTCCCCGGTTCCTCTCTTGGACAGCAGTCGAAGTCTGCGTCGGCACAGCGAGGGGGTCAAACAGGGGTGCTGGTGTCCTGATCTGTGTAGCGTGCTGGGTGAAACGCAAGAACTCTAGGAACTCCGTGAAGTTCGGGTGGCTGGACGTGAAGCGGCTGTGTAGGCCGTTATGCCAGCCGTTGACCATGTTCGTCGTCCTGAGTCCCCGGTTGTCAAATTGTCCCCAACGGTCCCGCAGTAGGGCGTTTGAGAGCCAGTAGTAGCGTTCCCTGTAGTAGCGTTCAAAATGTTCCACTCGTGCTTCATGTTCATTAAAatgcaggtggtggtggtggtggtggtgatagggcttgccgttgacggcctcacgtatgtgggcaacgtcacgactcacgccctgggggaatgtgcgtcctgggccgacttctaggggaactgtgcc contains:
- the LOC135397150 gene encoding mucin-6-like, whose translation is MPLTIVPVRPVPVPSVPTPKHQTPKPPPPPTAAPPSAPPTPQPVPPPTKPTKAPPKPQPTPPTPPPTPPTPPPTPPTPKPKPPPTPKPKPTPPTPKPTPPTPKPKPTPPTPKPTPPTPKPTPPTPKPTPPTPKPTPQPPPAPPGPPGNLKDFVMCTVGAHFNEPDKYINIPCDYIIHDNMVGTSKGIFPTQDFTAWENFLELVAKKPTPVLGISFMGRFYEDTAYGWNTATAKKDMTRLADMGITAYGISGIPLPSATAEVDTFVAQVAHFFSGLASANSTLVQKGQQFTTFCSVKINARSAPNLEDFMKKFTGDLVVVVTHNALLPVAPSNVSHCSLTPASSWNQGGNELAVAESALSGMTPQICVGVSFTMAVLLHAYNTTIPANAPPATCTYKSMVRYGDWCPYRSGEAYDNTKLTTTNIIGQTVATYSTTKSMEDSIKKLTNTVKYPFGVMLHDIQFDMLETDDCKPEESLGRVKHVAGIIHGQPHG